The genomic window ACAAGCCCACATCCTTCAGACTTCGATGTTGTGACCCTGTTTTTATGCTGTCACTAAGCTGACTTGTGGAAATGGTAtggtttttctgtttgttttaagTCATGTAAGCTGCTCTGGGAGCCTACGGCATCTTTCTAATTAAAACTAATTATGAGTCCCCTATGTTGCAGTTATGAAGCATGAAGCTCAAAACATCATTATGTTATGCAAGAATTCATTTCTTGCACCGATGCTCGAccccctcctccaagtaaggagGGGCACATGGGGCTCTCTCCCTTCTATCTTCTCACAACATTCCTGTGTGGTAGTGTGTGGGAGAGTGACATGTAGCCTAAAGTAGTTGTTCTCATCCCCTGCAGTGAGTTTTGGGGTGATGAAGGATTTGAAGCTGGAGCTCCCGACCCCAAATCGCACCCATCACTATACaacaccacctgccaaattactTAGGTCAACCTGCCCCCTTTGAGCAACTGATACCTGCCTATCCATTTTGGGGGCTGGGGCATAAGCTCTGGGGCCCCTCCCACCCAGCAGACAACAGACCTAGCTGttctcattgcccccccccctctgctcCTGAGGAGGAGTGAGGCTGGCATCTTCACAAACCTCTAATGGTTTCAACCCACCTGTGAGTTTGGATGCCAAGAGATCTTCCTTTGTTTCCAACAGCACCGCAGGGAGGTGGGAGATGGGGACACACACATCAGTGGAATAGCCCTGGAGGTGGGATGAGCAGAAGAAAAGAAGGTGGGGATCTGGTGTGAGGGGGCAGGGGCATAGTCCTCCCCACCATGTCTCAGTGCTTCTCTACAATAGAGGCACAGCTTGTCTTTGCCCAAGGAAAGGAGGTAGCAGCTGGTTCTTTACAAGGAGGCACCTTGAACTAAAAGGATTTACAAGATGGCCAAGCAAAAGTGGGAGAGGGACCCAAAAGGCTATCTAGACAATCTCTCAGTTGTAAGACCAAATGATCCCTTGTGCCTGTGCAATCCAGGACACAGTGTTTGGTGGGAGTGAGGACAGGGTGAAAGGAAGCACAGTGCAGAGAGCTCCAGGTCACTCCAGTAAGTGAGACAAGCCACCCACcaccgctgccttctccccttccAACTTCCCCTCACCTTCTGGCCAGGGCGAAGAGCTAGCGCAGCATACCAGGCGTTGTGCCGAGCTGTCCACAGCTGGTTCCTGGCCTCCGATTCCCGTGCCCACACAAAGTCAGCACCACCATTCTCCTGGACAATCTCTCCTGCAGAAGAAGCCTCTCAGTCAAAaacctgctgctgctgggtgggggaggtgtcACAGGTGGAGGGGTccatgctgcttcccatgttTGTGGTGTTTCAGCAGCTCTCCTGGCCTTGCCTTGGCCGCTTGGCTGGTTCCGTTAGCAAGGACCTACCGGCGGCTTGTACCTGCTCCTTCACGCTGTGCTCACTGCCATGAAACtccaggaagagggtgggcagCTCTGCATAAGTCAGCCCACTGTAGCGATTGCAGGCGCCCATCATAACGTCATCTAGGAACTCTGGGGTAAAGGAGGGACAGGGAGTCACCACTGGCATGGCATCGTGGTAGCAGGACTTAAAGCACAGAGCAAGCAAAAACAACTGATTGACCAAATACTACTAGAAGCAagactttaaaccaggggtgtccaaattttttggcaggagggccacataatctctctgtgtcaagggctgggagaaaaagaattaatttacatttcaaaattgaataaatttacataaatgactatattagagatggaacttgaatgaatgaatgaaggtcttgcaatagttcaaggcctataaaaggccttgcacaaagcaaagccagcctttcttttgctgccactgctgcatcacagttgtgaaacagcaagcagtggaaggagccctcatcccaaagctcacgttagaggttgaacagttggccgtcacactgagagcagttgcatcaggccagcatggggtccagcaagtctctggagggccagaggctccttggagactgggggctccctgagggctggattgggagtcctcgagggctgcaagtggccctagggctggggtttgggcaccccagcttTAAACAAAACTTCTCCTCAGTCCTAAGAGATacccaaagtttttaaaaagcacaaagtAGGACAACGTTCCCTAATTGTTGGTTGATCTTGTGGACAAAGCAACTATTTGGAGAAGATATTTTCCAgattttatgccacccttcctccaaagagctcagggtggtatacatggttccttccctagttttcacagcaaccctgagaggtagatgaagctgagagatagtgactgcccaaggttacccaggaagcttcatggtcaagtggggatttgaacctgaatcttccaggtccaaaTCCAACCCCAAACCACTACCCCATCCTGGCTCTAATACAACCTATTATAACAAATCTATATACCTTATCTGTATCAATATATCAGTATATAGATAGGATATAATGCATTTAGGTTGTCTGAGGTTATGCCACACTGTCCTAGAGGCAAACTAccctcctgcatcaggtgcccTTACACAGCACCTGCTTTGATAGTCAACATACTTTGCTTGaccttttctcccaccagaagATAGAATGTTTGTGAGTATTCCATTAAAAAGATTGCAAGCGTTTAAAACATGTAGCTGCAAAATCTGGGAATAAAGTTTCTCTTACAAGCCATTTCAATTGTGGGAAGTGTATATCCTGTCCTTTAGTGTATATTTATGACACCCTAAGGAATATTACCAGTACATGTTTAAATTGCATCATTTTTCAAACTGAGGTTCCAATTGGGTCTTTAATGCTATTGTGTGCCTGTGTGATCTACCATGTGATCTACTGAAGGCAAGACTACAAGTACTGTTACCATGTATATTGCAGAGCATCAATCCAAAATAGGGTCATGGAAGCACCTTTGGGGGACCCCCTTCCTAAATCAGGGACACAGCCACATGGATTTTCAATGCTTGTTATTAACAGGTTATGGATGCACCAGCATAGCTGGAAAGCCTATGATAGCTTACTGTTGTGCAAGAAAGCAGAATGGATTTTTAGGCTTCAAGCTGTTCTCCCTCATGGCCTCAATTGCAATTTAAATCTCTGTTGCTGCTACATACAGTCGGGGATCAGATCCATACAACCTGGCTGTACAAGACTTGCCTCTATGACCAAAGAGTAACAGCTCAGAGCATAACGAGTATATCCAGAGGTTTTCCATATATTGTCTTTTCTTTGGAATTAAATAAATATTCCTTTACAGAGCTTTATAGACAAGGTGATGCATACAAGGAGTCAGTTTGGCTGTTGTGGAAAAAAATCAACAAGACTTGATTGAGCTAGGATTTGCTGCTGGTTCTTTTGGTTGACTTAGCTAGAGACTTGGATCTACAAGTGTTACAGAGAACACCCCCTCCCAGTGCTTATCTGTAGAACTAACCCACATATTTGTTTCAGGAATATTAAAGCACTGACTCTGGAAATGGTTAACATATGGATGAAGGCAGGTCCGGCCCATCCTTGAGGCAAACTAAGgaggttgcctcaggtggcaatTGACAGGCAGCCTCCAACTCTGACTGcctatttgctgctgctgctcctcttccagaGAGGAGAGGACAAAAACATAagagtggagaggagagtggagatGATCTACTACACCATTCTCCTCcaaacttccttttctgctctttcccctcttcctgcttcagttcaaggagggagaagaatggaggctggcacatcaccaggtaagggggggcagcatttcaCACACCTCCTCagacaccaggaggtcttggaccagccatGAATGAAAAGAACCATGCCACTGTTATTATCAGATTCAGAAGCCTTAGAAGAATGTCAGAGTCACACCAGAATCCCAAGTGGTTTGAAAGAAAATTATCAAGGCTTCCTTTGCCTTTTTGATTTACTGTGAATGTCACCTGAACAGATTGGGCCTCTCTGGTGAAAGAAGAGATGAACTCTTCTTTCACCAGAGAGGCCCAATCTGTTCAGGTGACATTCACAGTATTATAGTTTATATATAGTTTATATCACAGTTTATATCTGGGTGACTGCTAGCTTTTTAATTGGATGATTTTCAATGAGGAGGAGATAGCTGAAGAAGAGAGAATGTATTGAAATGGGAAGATTACCAGATGCCCATAACAGCACCTTTTTATCATGCTTTGGCATTGTTAGCACTTGTTATCAGATTTTATCTGGCTATGTGCTTATGTCAATCATAGTTAATTACACTATGAATAATGgaatagatattattattattcttgggGTTTAAATTGAATGGAAAAAGATATTTTGTGCACAAGCTATTAACTCGAAGCTATTAATTGCAGCAgtgttttaaacatttaaacaatCCTGGTAACTGCTGTTCCTTGTACTTACAGTGACTATTTGATGACATCATGaaaattcagcctccatggaGGCCTCCATTTTTCTCAGCCTGTGGTGAAACTCTGCTGAGAAACTCCAAACAATGAAGAATTCTTGCATAATGTCTTTTTATCTTGCAGGCTCCACCAGGTagcctttttttgttgtttggcCAGAATTCCTATGCCCACTTCCATTATTTGGAGCACCAAACTTCAGCTCAGCTCTGGTACTGCAGACCAAAACAAAGCATCCTGGGTTTTAACCTGCTGATCAAGGATTTTGTCCAGCTCCCCATTTAGGAGCATCAGAAAGAGAGTCAGACCCTTGATCCATCTATATCAGCACAGTCTACATTGGCTAGTGCTGGCTTCTCCAAGGCCCTACCTGGGGATGCTGTTAGAaatgaacctggaaccttctgtgtgACAGGTTGGTTCCCCTTCTTCTCTGGTGGCACCGCTGCAGTGCCACCAGAGGGGCGCACAAGGTCACTCACTCACCAATGCGAGCAACGGGGATCCCAGCTTGCAGAACTTGTATGGTGCTGTCCACAGCTGCTTGCATAGTGGGAAACGCACAGACGGCTGCCACGGTGGCTTCAGGGATGCCATGCAGGCGCAAGGTGGCCTGAGTGATGAGACCCAATGTCCCCTCCGAGCCCACGAAGAGCCCTGTGAGATGGTACCCAGCAGCGCTCTTCCTGGAAGGGAAGAGTGACAGGTTGGTTTCAGGGGCAACagaaagaagagccctgctgaattgaAACACAGCAAGTCTATAAAGCAATCTCCCACTTTCCACAGTGACCCAACTGGATGTTTccaggaagcccataagcagggcaTTGGGGGAATAGCCCTTCCCTGTCAtttacccccttccccaggctttAGTTCCTCTGAACCTAGAGGTTCTACTTTGAGCTGTTCTGGCCAGAGCTAGCCCAAGATGTTCTAGTGCCAAATGCCACTAATGCAATCCACAATGGTCTGCCTTCCACTTGCTCAAACATGAGCAGCTCACCTTGAACATACCTACATCCTTCACATCTAGTTTGGGCCCTATATGTGGAAACTCCCATTGATACACACGCTGCTCCTACTCCTGCCCATGCACTACAAATCTCTGGTAGGGTTATGAACAGTCCTGCAAAAATCTAGCCCAAAGGTGCAGTGAAGTGCAGGAgcttatcacacacacacacacacacctacagcTAAGCCCCAACAAATCTATAAGACCAAAAAAGAAACCAACACCCTTGCAATTACTTCATCAGAGTGGCTTCTTCTGCTGTCACTGATTTCTACTTTAAAATTTATAATGGTCTGGATAGACCAGGGGCTTTGAAACcgtggcccatgggccggatccaGCATCACGAAAAAGCCAGCTGGGTGTGGCGCTTTCTGTTCTGCACCACAGCAGTTTTCCTTTGCACCTGATCATCCCACAGCCtcgcaccaggcagccacttcctaTGCCTGTCACCCCAGGTgcctctgtgccctgatttctcGGGGACAGCAGTTGCCTGGCATGAGGCTGTGGGACTATCAGCCACAAAGAAAACACCATGCCTGGACGGCTTTTTCATGATGCAGCGGGCAccgtttggagaccactggcctAGACATTAGCACAGGCCCTGGGGTAAATTTCTCAGCTGGACTCCTGGTgggcctgatgcttcttctcagctgagGTCCTGTGAAAAAAGCCTCAAAGGCAACGCTCCTGCTGTTGAAAAAGCCTGGCATGCCACTCCCCCCTCTACTGCTCCCTGTTGGCTACATCCCCGATCTAGCCAACCACACtgctctcctccactcttccacTGTGTTTAGCCAGGAAGTGAGCAGGGGAGGTGGTTCAGTCATTACTAGCTTCAGTCACTACTAGCCAACCTTGAGTAAGTTGAGTAAAATGGTCCCTGTGGCAGAATAAATTATACAAACTAGTTTGATGTATTCCAGTTTCCTGAACTGGTACCAGCTGTAGACCTTTACAGAAAGGATTCCTACCAAAGGGTACTGTGTACCAAGGGAAAACTGCATGACAGCAGGAGAATTTTGCAGAGTACCTGGGCCTCCGGCCTTGCCCAGCTGTGTGAAGAACCCTCCCATCGGGCAACACCACTTGTAGGTTGAGAACGTTCTGGCACATGGTGCCGTAGCGCACGGCATTGGTGCCAGAGGCACCAGTGGCTGCCATTCCACAGAGAGATGCATCGGCCCCAGGGTCTGAGGAGGGAAAGGCACAGCTAGTAGAGGCAGCAAGAGAAGCCATCCCCGTTCCCTTCCAcccagggaggcagcagaaaTCTTCCAAGCACAGCTAGGGCCAACAGGATTTGAGCCAGGAGGAACTTCAAGCTTCTAGTTTTGCAGGGATGGGCCAAGAACCAACAGGCTGCAACCTCAGTTTGGGGGAATGACTTACCACTATGGACAGCAACCCACCAGCAATACTGACAAAAATGAACTGCTCTCTTTCCAGGCTTATACAATAATACAGCACTGTTGCTCCCCAGTGAGATTCATCTGATGCTGACTTCATCATTTCCATACCAGATGAAACGCTttatcattttctgcttaattataTTTCGGCCCCTCCTGAATCTTGTTTTGTTGCTTATCTGCTACTTTCATTTACCTATTGGTTTtaaatcatctctctctctccctctccagagGGAGTGcctctccagagagagagagagagagagagagagagtgcttacTGGCTTAACTTTCTATGTGTAGTCATTCTAGaaaaaggtttgtttgttttcttttttcaaggaTAGGATCTCCATTTGttaaaataaatgaatcaatACATCCTCTGGTGCTCCCAGACCATTCCCTAGGTGTGCAATTGTGCTAGGTCTTAAATCTGCGTGCTACAGGTAGCAGCTTCCCCTCGTTATGTGTGGACATAAAGAGACTCCTATCTCACCACCCCTGTTTTGTGGGTTTATTGCACAGCATCTGTGCCATGCTGTGGCAAGCCCCCAGAGTTCCACATTTGTCATAGCAGTGCAAACAGTCAAGAAGAGGAGCAGACAAAAGATCAAGACCATCACATGCACATTGCAGGGACCAGGTGCGTCTTGTGGGTGCGTATCTCTCCCTTGCTCTTTGGGTTCTCGCTCATTCTCCATCCTTCCTATTTTGTGATATCAGAACAGGGATAGCCACTATGCCTTCCCACTCCCATGGCCAAACTGTACGTGTTTTCCCTTCCCAGGACGCGAGCTCCCTTCCATCGTGACCCAATGTTGGAAACACAGGAAGGTGCCTCAGAGTGAATTCCACCACTGGTCCAGCTAGCTCAGCGTTGTCTCTGCTCCACTACTGCAGCAGCCCTCCAGGGGTCCAGGCAGGGGTCTTGCACGGGACGTGGCACCCCTTCAAGCCAGCCATACCTACAGGAAACCAGAGTCCAGTGTCCCGCAGGAAGCTGTTCAGGGCCTTCCGGGTCACCCCTGGCTCAACAGTGACAGTGAAGTCTTCTGTGTTCAGCTCAGAGATTTGATTCATTTGGGTCAGGTCAAAACACACACCACCCTGTACCACAGAAGGAGGCAAATGCAGAGTTaatgaaaagggggggagggtcagaggctggcacaggaaGAGAGCAGCTCCACATCACCCCAGCCAGAGAAACTCCTCTCCTCACCTCTGCCCGGGTTCAGTTTATCCACTGATTGGTGTGGTCACTCACCAAAGACTGGCAAGGCTTTGCAAATGTCCAGCCTTGAGCCAAAGCTGGAGAGCTGGAGCTCACAACCTCCACCACCTAGGAAGGGTCAGGCAAATGCTCCTTTGTGTTTGCTCCCCCAGGGAAGGAGAGCAGCTGCCCTTTCCCTGCCAAGGAATTacaaccccccccaaaaaaaaataaaaaattcagcaGCCAGGGCTTCCAACTAGCAGCCCAATATATGGGAGCTGGCTATTCATCCTTGATGGAAAgagtttatttattaattatgtaAGTATTTCTATGACATCCTTCTGCCATCGTATTTTCCCTTTTATTATCCCAGCAACCTGAGGTTCAGCCAAGGCCGGCCccttcatgaggccaactgaagcggttgcctcaggcagcagacctcAGGAGGGAGTGCCCACTTCCttgcccctcctcccccttcagCTCTCTGGTTTGGAACAAAGGGATGTTTAACCCACTACGCTCCTCTCCTCCgcttttcctcttctgcttcgcccccttttccttttccaa from Tiliqua scincoides isolate rTilSci1 chromosome 9, rTilSci1.hap2, whole genome shotgun sequence includes these protein-coding regions:
- the LDHD gene encoding probable D-lactate dehydrogenase, mitochondrial, yielding MALRWALGCAARSYSQGAVKNWLTEDFFDTLRTVAGSSNVSTATAVREQHGHDESMHRCHPPDIVVWPQNVEQVSMLATACYDRGAPIIPFGTGTGLEGGVNAVQGGVCFDLTQMNQISELNTEDFTVTVEPGVTRKALNSFLRDTGLWFPVDPGADASLCGMAATGASGTNAVRYGTMCQNVLNLQVVLPDGRVLHTAGQGRRPRKSAAGYHLTGLFVGSEGTLGLITQATLRLHGIPEATVAAVCAFPTMQAAVDSTIQVLQAGIPVARIEFLDDVMMGACNRYSGLTYAELPTLFLEFHGSEHSVKEQVQAAGEIVQENGGADFVWARESEARNQLWTARHNAWYAALALRPGQKGYSTDVCVPISHLPAVLLETKEDLLASKLTGPIVGHVGDGNFHCLLIFDPEDADEHRGVMEFAERLGRRALARNGTCTGEHGVGLGKRHFLQEELGEVALSTMHQIKAALDPKNLMNPGKVL